A region from the Algoriphagus machipongonensis genome encodes:
- a CDS encoding hybrid sensor histidine kinase/response regulator transcription factor: MEKKGLRCTFALFIGTLFWLLPLKFSYGQTASNFIHLEKSFSSNSLIETDPYGYIWITDSDGLNKYDGYDFQNIPLSNFFGESFINRSKVKFNIDSRGSLWIGTLGGELAKVSSSGDVKVFSDFLTSFNSPNITAIATKGDRVAIATNSGYIFAYDYKTDELKQIAVLPQYNEAYKSIHLLDFSDENQLWISTRSSKIFGYSFTSDELLELQTPLNQSLVDLPLLTHDQKGNLWISSENQGFFKYNIASQEFKHFDYKVNNGLQYPMFRSIYADMSGKIWLGSDGDGLYLFNPENETFTNFSHSINNQFSLATNTVLEIKEDMYGNIWTVQKWGLIDILPNYRKSLEYYIGSDDETPTAVISVLKAKDGTLYFGNDGNGMTKVSPKGESISYDFEKKPPYFFQGRYAQTMIEDVDSNIWIGTYQNGLFIYNPKNNQFTKKEISDNQGLATYDVRKLYRDKQNRIWAASNLGIHVFSPNGEKMAFFAFSGPSGLVGSISDYIAESPNGEIWVATYHGGLFKFHENKDDLTQSTFQLIPYFDQTEDDNYDYSISSFSTVGDNIWIRTLSGFIIKLDTKNLTFQSYANHKSLKNLIISEVKVDQETGLLWLSTLDGIYSFDPIKENLTAFDQSDGVRQMRYPRRSIYVDESGKFYFMGSLGVTAFYPSSLQKSENQAQLFIKRVEVLNKPAQSIIPEQLKDGLENFNKLDLKANQSSFSFEFSAIGNTLNSDFRYEYRLVGFNDEWITPTSSHQAIYTNIPAGNYTFEVRAGSKAGVWNIPVKQVEVSIAPYWWKSNLAYAFYFLLFILSIIGLYYWINFKNKIIREELVYNQEKELYALKMNFFAKMSHEIQTPLTLILAPLKDMVNRATQNGNKLLEQRLKIIQNNAERLSRISNDLMTVRDKELKKLKLQVEKKDIFQELKKIGFSFTDQAEFKDIQFHLEIPDQEVIVWYDYKKIEHIFYNLLSNAFKFTKRGGEISFLAEFSPKEDLLKISVSDSGVGISENDKSQIFEIYYQTASGKSKNGMGIGLALTKELVELHHGTISLESEENVGTTFVVTIPTNESAYSQDEKMVEADIVPADNLEIQEPDPGFSEKKHTKKAKEDLPKILIVEDNVEMQIFLQEYFQDQYQIALADNGKVALEIVNDFMPEIIISDLMMPIMNGIEMSKVLIKNNLTSHIPIILLTAKNNTESRMLGLSSGAIYYIQKPFNPLELSIRVANLLEHKRKTFARVKTSVVTEPEMDKMKSKNDIFIDKLVSELNDQIENTNFKLEDLTQTMHMSYSVIFRKCQEITGKNLLEFYRILKLKRAASLIIKNGYRISEAAYMVGYNDSKYFSKCFKEEFGKTPAQFKREAKSGDPEKILEELTKL, encoded by the coding sequence GTGGAAAAGAAAGGACTTCGCTGCACCTTTGCATTGTTTATAGGGACGCTCTTTTGGCTGCTTCCTTTGAAGTTTTCGTACGGCCAAACTGCTTCTAACTTCATCCATTTAGAGAAATCATTCAGCTCAAATTCCCTTATAGAAACGGACCCCTATGGCTATATCTGGATCACAGATAGCGATGGGTTAAACAAATACGACGGCTATGATTTTCAAAATATTCCGCTGAGCAATTTTTTTGGGGAATCCTTTATCAATCGCTCAAAAGTCAAATTTAACATCGATTCCAGAGGCTCTCTTTGGATTGGCACTTTAGGAGGTGAATTGGCAAAAGTTTCTTCTTCAGGAGATGTTAAAGTATTTTCCGATTTCCTTACTTCATTTAATAGTCCCAACATTACTGCCATTGCCACAAAAGGTGACCGTGTAGCGATCGCTACTAACTCGGGATATATTTTTGCCTATGATTATAAGACTGATGAGCTAAAGCAAATAGCAGTTCTACCTCAATATAATGAGGCCTATAAATCAATTCACTTACTGGATTTTTCTGATGAAAACCAACTTTGGATAAGTACCAGAAGTTCTAAAATCTTTGGTTACTCTTTTACAAGCGATGAGCTTCTGGAATTACAAACTCCACTAAATCAATCCTTGGTGGATTTACCGTTACTTACCCATGATCAAAAAGGAAATTTGTGGATTTCCAGTGAAAACCAAGGCTTTTTTAAGTACAATATAGCAAGTCAAGAGTTCAAGCATTTTGACTATAAGGTCAACAACGGGCTTCAGTACCCCATGTTTAGGTCTATTTATGCTGATATGTCAGGGAAAATTTGGTTAGGATCAGATGGAGATGGGCTTTATTTATTTAACCCTGAAAATGAAACATTTACCAATTTCTCACATTCGATCAATAATCAATTTTCTTTAGCCACCAATACCGTTTTGGAGATTAAAGAAGACATGTATGGAAATATCTGGACCGTCCAGAAGTGGGGCCTAATCGATATTCTCCCAAATTATAGAAAAAGTCTAGAGTATTATATCGGTTCAGATGATGAAACTCCTACTGCAGTCATTTCTGTTCTCAAGGCCAAAGATGGAACCCTCTATTTTGGAAATGACGGAAATGGAATGACCAAAGTATCTCCAAAAGGAGAAAGTATTTCATATGATTTCGAGAAAAAACCACCCTACTTTTTTCAGGGAAGGTATGCCCAAACGATGATCGAAGATGTGGATTCCAATATCTGGATTGGCACCTATCAAAATGGTTTGTTTATCTATAACCCTAAAAACAACCAATTCACGAAAAAAGAAATATCTGACAATCAAGGATTGGCCACTTATGATGTTCGAAAACTGTACAGGGACAAACAAAACAGGATTTGGGCTGCCTCCAATTTAGGCATCCATGTCTTCTCCCCAAATGGTGAAAAAATGGCATTTTTTGCTTTCAGTGGCCCATCCGGATTAGTTGGATCGATTTCAGATTACATAGCTGAATCCCCAAACGGTGAAATTTGGGTCGCAACCTACCATGGTGGCCTTTTTAAATTCCATGAAAATAAAGACGATTTAACGCAGTCAACCTTCCAGTTGATTCCTTATTTTGACCAAACGGAAGATGATAATTACGATTATTCCATCAGTTCCTTTAGTACAGTGGGTGACAACATCTGGATCCGAACTCTATCCGGATTTATCATCAAACTGGACACTAAGAATTTAACTTTTCAATCTTATGCTAATCACAAAAGTCTAAAAAACTTAATTATTTCTGAGGTAAAAGTAGATCAAGAAACAGGCTTACTTTGGCTGAGCACCTTGGATGGGATTTATTCATTTGATCCTATCAAGGAAAATCTTACTGCATTTGACCAATCTGATGGGGTTAGACAAATGCGATACCCTAGAAGAAGCATCTATGTAGATGAATCGGGTAAATTTTATTTCATGGGTTCTTTAGGTGTTACAGCTTTTTATCCTAGCTCGCTACAAAAAAGTGAAAATCAAGCACAGCTATTTATCAAACGAGTTGAAGTTCTGAATAAACCAGCACAGTCTATCATTCCTGAGCAACTGAAAGATGGATTGGAAAATTTTAATAAACTGGATTTAAAAGCAAATCAGTCCTCCTTTAGTTTTGAATTCAGTGCCATTGGAAACACATTGAATTCTGACTTTAGATATGAATATAGATTAGTTGGATTTAACGATGAGTGGATAACTCCCACAAGTTCCCATCAAGCGATTTACACTAATATTCCAGCTGGTAATTACACTTTTGAGGTGAGGGCTGGTTCCAAAGCTGGAGTTTGGAATATCCCTGTCAAACAGGTTGAAGTGTCAATTGCTCCGTACTGGTGGAAATCAAACCTGGCCTATGCTTTCTACTTTTTGCTATTCATACTTTCAATCATCGGACTTTATTATTGGATAAACTTCAAGAATAAAATTATCCGTGAAGAATTAGTTTACAATCAGGAAAAAGAGCTCTATGCACTCAAAATGAACTTTTTTGCTAAAATGTCACATGAGATCCAAACTCCTTTGACTTTAATTCTGGCTCCTTTGAAGGACATGGTCAATAGAGCTACCCAAAATGGAAATAAACTTTTAGAACAACGTTTAAAAATTATTCAAAATAACGCGGAAAGGCTTTCGAGGATTTCCAACGATTTGATGACTGTTCGGGATAAGGAATTGAAGAAACTGAAACTGCAGGTAGAGAAGAAAGATATTTTTCAGGAGCTAAAAAAAATCGGTTTCTCATTCACTGATCAAGCAGAATTTAAGGACATTCAATTTCATCTGGAGATTCCGGATCAGGAAGTTATCGTTTGGTACGATTACAAGAAGATCGAGCACATATTTTACAATCTCTTATCCAATGCTTTTAAGTTTACAAAAAGAGGCGGGGAGATTTCATTTTTAGCTGAGTTCAGTCCCAAAGAAGATTTATTGAAAATCTCAGTGAGCGATTCCGGTGTCGGCATTTCTGAAAATGATAAAAGTCAGATTTTTGAAATCTACTATCAAACCGCCTCTGGTAAAAGTAAAAATGGAATGGGGATAGGTTTGGCATTGACCAAAGAACTGGTCGAATTGCATCATGGTACTATTTCTTTGGAGTCTGAAGAAAACGTTGGGACCACTTTTGTGGTCACAATCCCAACAAATGAAAGCGCCTATTCTCAAGACGAAAAGATGGTTGAAGCAGACATTGTTCCTGCAGACAATCTTGAAATACAAGAACCTGACCCAGGGTTTTCAGAAAAAAAACACACTAAAAAAGCCAAAGAAGATCTACCAAAAATCCTGATTGTGGAAGACAATGTGGAAATGCAGATATTCTTACAAGAGTATTTTCAAGACCAATACCAGATTGCTTTGGCGGATAATGGTAAAGTTGCTTTAGAAATTGTCAATGATTTTATGCCTGAAATAATTATTAGTGACTTAATGATGCCCATTATGAATGGGATTGAAATGAGTAAAGTATTGATCAAAAACAATTTGACCTCCCATATACCCATCATACTTTTGACCGCCAAAAACAACACTGAATCCAGAATGCTTGGACTAAGTAGTGGTGCGATTTATTATATCCAAAAACCATTCAACCCATTGGAATTATCAATTCGAGTAGCCAATCTGTTGGAGCATAAAAGGAAGACTTTTGCTAGGGTAAAAACCTCCGTAGTAACCGAACCGGAAATGGATAAAATGAAATCAAAGAATGATATTTTTATTGACAAGTTGGTGTCGGAACTCAACGATCAGATTGAAAATACAAATTTCAAATTAGAGGATTTAACTCAAACTATGCACATGAGTTATTCTGTGATATTCAGAAAATGCCAGGAGATCACAGGTAAAAATCTTTTGGAGTTTTATAGGATTCTCAAATTAAAAAGAGCGGCTTCCTTGATCATAAAAAATGGGTATAGAATATCGGAAGCAGCCTATATGGTGGGATACAATGATTCTAAATATTTTTCAAAATGCTTTAAGGAAGAGTTTGGCAAAACCCCTGCACAATTTAAAAGAGAAGCTAAATCGGGAGATCCTGAAAAAATCCTTGAGGAACTCACCAAGTTATAA
- a CDS encoding arylsulfatase, giving the protein MKKQLLQTALLITVFACSKPEVEEQKSAQSKPNIIYILADDLGYADIGAYGSQKIETPNIDALAKEGMMFTQHYTGAPVCAPARYMLMTGRHAGHSYIRGNDPWRERGEGDVWDFEQMENDSTLEGQRPLPEGTKLFPSQLQKAGYKTGMIGKWGLGAPQTNSIPTKMGFDFFYGYNCQRQAHTYYPVHLYRNENREYLDNELVVPGTKIPKGADPNDPSSYKEFTQQDYAPDLMYEEMSKFISANKENPFFFYWASPIPHMALQAPQRWVDYYVDKFGEEEPYLGQAGYFPHKNPRAAYAAMVSYLDENVGKLVQQLKDEGIYDNTLIIFTSDNGPTYNGGTDTKWFESANPFPNESGRIKGHVYEGGIRIPMIASWPGKIKAGSKSELISSHIDMAQTFADLLGYQAIENDGISILPTLLGEGEQQEHDFLYWEFPESGGQLAIRMGDWKVVRQHLKDKKEPTLELYNLKNDIREENNVAELNPEIIAKADSIFRIAHQESELPMFRIPLLENGFTAEK; this is encoded by the coding sequence ATGAAAAAGCAACTACTTCAAACAGCCCTCTTAATTACAGTTTTTGCATGCAGCAAACCAGAGGTAGAGGAGCAGAAGTCGGCCCAGAGTAAACCCAATATTATTTACATTTTGGCAGACGATTTAGGATATGCTGATATTGGAGCTTATGGTTCGCAAAAAATAGAAACTCCTAATATTGATGCACTTGCCAAGGAAGGAATGATGTTTACACAACATTATACCGGTGCTCCTGTTTGTGCTCCTGCCAGGTATATGTTGATGACAGGAAGACATGCTGGTCACTCCTATATTCGTGGGAATGACCCTTGGAGGGAAAGAGGAGAAGGAGATGTTTGGGATTTTGAGCAAATGGAGAATGATTCCACTTTAGAAGGCCAAAGACCATTGCCAGAGGGAACAAAGTTGTTTCCATCACAATTACAGAAAGCAGGTTATAAAACGGGAATGATAGGCAAATGGGGGTTGGGTGCTCCCCAGACCAATTCTATCCCAACAAAAATGGGTTTTGACTTCTTTTATGGCTATAACTGTCAACGACAGGCCCATACCTATTACCCTGTTCACCTTTACCGAAATGAAAACCGGGAATATTTAGATAATGAGTTAGTTGTTCCTGGGACGAAAATTCCAAAAGGGGCGGATCCAAACGATCCGTCTAGCTATAAAGAATTCACTCAGCAAGATTATGCACCTGACTTGATGTATGAGGAAATGAGCAAATTCATTTCTGCGAATAAAGAAAATCCATTTTTCTTTTACTGGGCATCACCGATTCCGCATATGGCTCTCCAAGCACCTCAGAGGTGGGTGGATTATTATGTAGATAAGTTTGGAGAAGAAGAGCCCTATTTGGGTCAAGCTGGATATTTTCCACATAAGAATCCTAGAGCAGCATATGCTGCTATGGTATCCTATTTAGATGAAAACGTCGGAAAATTAGTCCAGCAACTGAAAGATGAGGGGATCTACGATAATACCTTGATCATTTTCACATCTGATAATGGTCCGACTTACAATGGAGGAACAGATACTAAATGGTTTGAAAGTGCAAATCCTTTTCCAAATGAAAGTGGAAGAATTAAGGGACATGTTTATGAAGGAGGAATTAGAATTCCCATGATAGCCAGTTGGCCTGGGAAAATAAAAGCTGGTTCTAAATCAGAATTGATTTCTTCCCATATTGATATGGCTCAGACCTTTGCTGATCTATTAGGGTATCAAGCAATAGAAAATGATGGGATCAGTATCTTGCCAACTTTATTGGGAGAGGGTGAGCAACAAGAACATGATTTCTTGTACTGGGAATTTCCGGAAAGCGGAGGTCAATTAGCAATAAGAATGGGAGATTGGAAAGTAGTTAGACAGCATTTGAAAGATAAGAAAGAACCGACATTGGAATTGTATAATCTAAAAAATGACATCAGAGAAGAAAACAATGTGGCGGAGTTAAATCCTGAAATAATAGCAAAAGCGGATTCCATTTTTAGAATAGCCCATCAAGAATCTGAACTTCCCATGTTTAGAATTCCTCTTTTAGAAAATGGATTTACAGCTGAAAAGTAA
- a CDS encoding sulfatase family protein has translation MNQKRIAYSIVGFLLICMFACQKEEVAYPQKPNILFAIMDDVTYMHMGAYGCEWVNTPNFDRIAKEGILFQNAYTPNAKCGPSRSNILTGRNSWQLEEGANHWSYFPSKFKSFAESLSEHGYHVGYTGKGWAPGVAKNEDGSARDLLVNRYSEIKLTAPTANISNVDYAANFDVFLKDRNEDEPFFFWYGGLEPHRGYEYGSGIAKGGKEVSQIKDEDIYSFWPKVDSVRTDLLDYAFEIEHFDKQLGKMLDQLEAAGELENTLIVVTSDNGMPFPRVKGQEYEYSNHLPLAVMWPAGIKSIGRTVEDFVSFIDFAPTFLELAGVSEEQSGMEMITGKSLTDLFFAEKGGKITEDRNQVFIGKERHDVGRPEDQGYPIRGIVKDGMLYLKNFKPDRWPAGNPETGYLNTDGSPTKTVVLNSIYQPNTFKFWKESFGKREEEEFYDIANDPECLNNLASDEKYQEKLKEMRLELIATLTEQGDPRMKGDGNLLESYLYSDKSGVNFYERYMSGEKVNFGWVNASDFQDLSKIETYQQMKDGGNAITIEKK, from the coding sequence ATGAACCAGAAAAGAATAGCTTATTCGATTGTTGGATTCCTTTTGATATGCATGTTTGCATGCCAGAAGGAGGAAGTTGCTTATCCCCAAAAACCCAATATTTTATTCGCAATCATGGATGATGTGACCTATATGCATATGGGCGCCTATGGTTGCGAATGGGTTAACACTCCTAATTTTGATCGGATTGCCAAAGAAGGAATACTTTTTCAAAATGCTTATACACCTAATGCTAAGTGTGGGCCCTCGAGATCAAATATTCTAACAGGAAGGAACTCATGGCAACTGGAAGAAGGGGCGAATCATTGGTCTTATTTTCCCTCTAAATTTAAATCATTTGCAGAATCACTTTCTGAACATGGATATCATGTAGGGTATACTGGTAAAGGATGGGCTCCGGGCGTGGCTAAAAATGAAGACGGTAGCGCAAGAGATCTCCTAGTTAATAGGTACAGTGAAATTAAATTGACTGCACCCACTGCCAATATCAGTAATGTTGATTATGCAGCAAACTTTGATGTGTTCTTAAAGGATAGAAATGAAGACGAACCTTTTTTCTTTTGGTATGGTGGATTGGAGCCCCATCGTGGATATGAATATGGTTCTGGAATTGCCAAAGGAGGCAAAGAAGTCAGTCAGATTAAAGATGAGGACATTTATTCCTTTTGGCCAAAAGTAGATTCCGTTAGAACAGATTTATTGGACTATGCCTTTGAGATAGAGCATTTTGATAAGCAACTGGGGAAAATGCTCGATCAATTGGAAGCAGCAGGGGAGTTGGAAAACACACTTATCGTGGTGACCTCTGATAATGGAATGCCATTTCCGAGGGTTAAAGGACAGGAGTACGAATATTCAAACCATCTTCCATTGGCAGTGATGTGGCCAGCCGGAATTAAATCCATTGGAAGAACGGTGGAAGATTTTGTGAGTTTTATAGATTTTGCACCTACATTTTTGGAATTGGCAGGAGTTTCTGAGGAACAATCCGGAATGGAAATGATCACTGGCAAAAGCTTAACGGACTTATTTTTCGCAGAAAAGGGTGGTAAAATTACTGAGGATAGAAATCAGGTGTTTATTGGAAAGGAAAGACATGATGTAGGAAGGCCTGAAGATCAGGGGTATCCCATCAGAGGAATTGTAAAAGATGGAATGTTGTATTTAAAGAATTTCAAGCCTGATCGCTGGCCAGCAGGAAATCCTGAGACCGGGTATCTAAATACAGATGGGAGCCCTACCAAAACTGTTGTTTTAAACAGCATTTATCAACCCAATACATTTAAATTCTGGAAAGAGTCTTTTGGAAAAAGAGAAGAAGAAGAGTTTTATGATATTGCGAATGATCCGGAATGCTTGAATAATCTTGCTTCAGACGAAAAATACCAGGAAAAGCTAAAGGAAATGCGTCTGGAATTAATAGCTACTTTGACTGAGCAGGGAGATCCAAGAATGAAAGGAGATGGGAATTTGCTAGAATCTTATCTTTATTCGGATAAGAGTGGAGTTAATTTTTATGAGCGATATATGAGCGGTGAAAAAGTAAATTTTGGTTGGGTAAATGCCTCGGATTTTCAGGACCTATCCAAAATAGAAACCTATCAGCAAATGAAAGATGGAGGAAATGCCATCACAATAGAGAAAAAGTAA
- a CDS encoding sulfatase family protein produces the protein MIKIQSIIFIGLISVFFSCSSKQGEEKIAESSKPNIVIIYMDDLGYGDMGAYGATEIKTPNMDALATGGMKFTNGYASSATCTPSRYAILTGTYPWRNKDAKILPGTAPLIIDTAQMTLPKLLQEQGYYTGIVGKWHLGLGRGNVDWNKHISPGPNEVGFDYSYILAATQDRVPTVYIQDGKVDGLDPNDPILVDYSKNFEGEPTGKENPELLTMKWHHGHNNSIVNGIPRIGFMKGGESAKWSDVDMADHFLEKAQAYVKEHKEDPFFLYYALQQPHVPRTPNPRFVGSSGLGPRGDVIVEADWMIGEFIKTLENEGLLENTLIIFSSDNGPVLNDGYYDNAVEMNGNHTPAGPLRGGKYSLFEAGTRVPFITYWKGKIQPGVSDAMVSQIDLMNSIGAMLNSDQKGEDSENLLETFLGKSNQGREELVLEATGRLALRKGDYVMIPPHKGAAKISTVNIEIGNDPEIQLYDLKSDIGQQNNIAKDNPEVLNEMIQDYERIIGTPVSLTVK, from the coding sequence ATGATAAAAATCCAAAGCATAATTTTTATAGGGCTTATTTCAGTATTTTTTAGTTGCTCCTCCAAACAAGGAGAAGAAAAAATTGCGGAAAGCTCCAAGCCGAACATTGTGATCATTTACATGGATGATTTGGGTTATGGAGACATGGGAGCCTATGGAGCCACTGAGATAAAAACTCCAAACATGGACGCCTTGGCAACGGGAGGGATGAAGTTTACCAATGGCTATGCTTCTTCAGCTACATGTACACCTAGCAGATATGCGATTTTGACGGGGACCTATCCGTGGAGAAATAAAGATGCTAAGATCCTTCCAGGTACCGCTCCTTTGATAATTGATACGGCTCAAATGACTTTACCTAAATTACTGCAAGAGCAAGGGTACTATACAGGTATTGTTGGAAAGTGGCATTTAGGATTAGGAAGGGGAAATGTTGATTGGAACAAGCACATCTCTCCTGGTCCAAATGAGGTGGGATTTGACTACAGCTATATTTTAGCAGCCACACAAGACCGAGTACCCACAGTTTATATTCAGGATGGTAAGGTAGATGGTTTAGATCCGAACGACCCAATTTTGGTGGATTACTCAAAAAATTTTGAAGGAGAACCAACCGGCAAAGAAAACCCAGAATTATTGACAATGAAATGGCACCATGGCCATAATAATAGCATTGTAAATGGGATACCAAGAATTGGGTTTATGAAAGGTGGAGAGTCTGCAAAGTGGAGTGATGTAGATATGGCAGATCACTTTTTAGAGAAAGCTCAGGCCTATGTCAAAGAACATAAGGAAGACCCTTTCTTTTTATATTATGCCTTGCAGCAACCTCATGTGCCAAGAACTCCAAATCCAAGGTTTGTGGGTAGTTCTGGACTTGGCCCGAGAGGAGATGTGATAGTAGAGGCAGATTGGATGATAGGTGAGTTTATCAAAACTCTGGAAAATGAAGGCTTATTAGAGAATACATTGATTATTTTCTCTAGTGATAATGGTCCAGTTCTGAATGATGGTTATTATGATAATGCTGTTGAAATGAATGGGAATCATACACCTGCGGGCCCATTGAGAGGAGGGAAATACAGTCTTTTTGAAGCAGGCACAAGAGTTCCTTTTATTACTTATTGGAAGGGGAAAATTCAGCCAGGTGTTTCTGATGCCATGGTTTCTCAAATTGACCTGATGAATTCTATTGGTGCCATGTTAAATAGTGATCAAAAAGGAGAAGATAGTGAGAACCTATTGGAGACATTTTTGGGGAAATCAAATCAGGGCAGAGAAGAATTAGTTTTGGAAGCCACCGGAAGATTAGCCCTTCGTAAAGGAGATTATGTGATGATTCCTCCGCATAAGGGAGCGGCCAAAATAAGTACCGTAAACATCGAAATAGGTAATGATCCTGAAATTCAATTGTATGATTTAAAATCTGATATCGGGCAGCAAAACAATATTGCAAAGGATAATCCAGAAGTTCTTAATGAAATGATCCAAGACTATGAGAGGATAATAGGGACCCCAGTTTCCCTGACAGTCAAGTAA
- a CDS encoding MATE family efflux transporter has translation MEKSKGLLEGSILRSLTTLAWPIIMANILQTAYQLIDTFWLGRLGANAVAAVSISFPILFLVLSLGAGLTLAGTVIVSQFKGAENQKMIDFTASQTVILVLLVSILLAITGYFSARPLMTLIGAGPEIIEDSVSYFQVSSWGFVFLFMYFVFQSLMRGIGNVMLPMYIVLGTVFLNLILDPLFIFGFGSFQGYGVAGAAVASVITQGLSAFVGLGILFRGKRGIRIKLKEMLLQWEWVKRLFSLGIPSSLEQSSRAAAMTVMVMLVTSFGSSVVAAYGIGARILSLVIVPALGFAIATTTLVGQNIGAAKIKRAEKIGDLSTKIAFFGLTAIGILLFIFAEPLTRFFVPNDPQVIKDGSKFIKIMAPSFGLLGVQQVLNGVFNGARFTQASMLISVFNMWIVRFPLGFILSYKTTLGFEGIWWAFPISNLVAAIIAFVYYKTGHWKKRTMKNRHLWLREGFG, from the coding sequence ATGGAGAAAAGTAAAGGGTTGCTTGAGGGAAGTATACTGAGGTCGCTGACAACGCTTGCTTGGCCTATTATCATGGCTAATATTTTGCAAACTGCCTACCAGCTAATTGATACGTTTTGGCTTGGTAGGTTAGGTGCCAATGCTGTAGCAGCAGTAAGTATCAGCTTTCCTATTTTATTTTTAGTCTTATCCTTAGGGGCAGGATTGACCTTGGCCGGGACAGTAATCGTATCCCAATTCAAGGGTGCAGAAAATCAAAAGATGATTGATTTTACTGCCTCTCAGACTGTTATTCTGGTGCTCTTAGTCTCGATTTTATTGGCGATAACAGGCTATTTTTCTGCAAGGCCCTTAATGACATTAATTGGAGCTGGTCCTGAGATTATTGAGGATTCAGTTTCCTATTTCCAAGTTTCTTCTTGGGGTTTTGTTTTCCTCTTCATGTACTTTGTTTTTCAGTCATTAATGAGAGGTATAGGGAATGTTATGCTGCCCATGTACATTGTATTGGGTACGGTTTTTCTCAACTTAATTTTAGACCCACTATTTATTTTTGGCTTCGGTTCATTCCAAGGATATGGAGTAGCTGGTGCAGCTGTGGCAAGTGTCATCACACAAGGTCTTTCGGCATTTGTGGGATTAGGGATATTATTCAGAGGGAAGAGAGGTATCAGAATCAAGTTAAAAGAAATGTTACTTCAATGGGAATGGGTAAAGCGTCTTTTTTCACTGGGAATTCCTTCAAGCCTCGAACAATCATCCCGAGCTGCAGCCATGACCGTGATGGTTATGTTGGTCACAAGTTTTGGTAGTAGTGTGGTAGCTGCCTATGGGATAGGCGCAAGAATTTTAAGTCTGGTTATTGTTCCAGCCTTGGGTTTTGCTATTGCCACTACCACATTAGTGGGGCAAAATATTGGTGCTGCTAAAATCAAGAGAGCGGAGAAAATAGGAGATTTAAGTACTAAGATTGCTTTTTTTGGATTGACAGCGATCGGGATTTTGCTATTTATTTTTGCAGAACCTCTAACAAGGTTTTTTGTCCCAAATGATCCTCAGGTTATAAAGGATGGCTCCAAGTTTATCAAGATTATGGCTCCTAGCTTTGGACTTTTGGGAGTGCAACAGGTCTTAAACGGTGTGTTTAATGGAGCAAGATTTACTCAGGCTTCTATGTTGATTTCTGTTTTCAACATGTGGATCGTCAGATTTCCTTTAGGTTTCATTCTCTCTTATAAAACGACATTAGGCTTTGAGGGGATCTGGTGGGCTTTTCCAATTTCAAACCTGGTGGCAGCGATCATTGCATTTGTGTATTACAAAACCGGTCATTGGAAAAAAAGGACAATGAAAAACCGACATCTTTGGCTGCGGGAAGGTTTTGGGTAA
- a CDS encoding DinB family protein, whose translation METQIMNPIISKDQLLSHWQGHRSLSRRTLEKFPEKELFEFNIGGMRTYADLVKEMLAIAAPSAKGLETGEWEPLEEEKKELKTKEGLLKAWDDATELINKSWANIPEEVFQKQVVAFGQYESSGYQLVAYAIENEVHHRGQGYVYLRALGIEPPFFWERD comes from the coding sequence ATGGAAACTCAAATTATGAATCCCATCATTTCTAAAGACCAACTTTTAAGTCATTGGCAAGGTCATAGATCCTTGTCTAGAAGGACATTGGAAAAATTCCCTGAGAAAGAATTGTTTGAATTTAACATTGGTGGAATGCGGACCTACGCGGACCTGGTAAAAGAGATGCTTGCCATCGCAGCACCCTCAGCAAAAGGTCTCGAAACCGGAGAGTGGGAACCTTTGGAGGAAGAAAAAAAAGAGCTAAAGACCAAAGAAGGACTACTTAAAGCCTGGGATGATGCTACAGAATTAATCAACAAATCCTGGGCTAATATCCCTGAAGAGGTATTTCAAAAACAGGTGGTAGCCTTTGGTCAATATGAATCTTCTGGATATCAACTAGTGGCCTACGCAATCGAAAATGAAGTTCATCATCGTGGGCAAGGCTATGTCTATCTTCGAGCTTTAGGTATTGAACCACCTTTTTTCTGGGAAAGAGATTAA